Genomic window (Planococcus sp. MSAK28401):
CCCAAAAGCGACTTCATTCTGGAGATAATAAACCGACTGCCAAGCATTTTCAATATCCGGCACGTAATACATGGTAAGGAACATGCCAGATAGGATCTGGATGACTGTAATAAAGAATGTCAGTCCTCCGAAACAATAAACAAATGCTGAAAAGTGGTGTGCGGGGTTAACGTGTTCCGGTACTTCATGGTCTGCAATATCGCGCCAGATCGGCGTGATGTCCAATCGCTCATCTACCCAATCATATAACTTGTTTAGCACTGGTGTCGTACCCCCTAACTATTAAACTAAAGTGTTTTCTCTTACTGCTCCGATGGCAACAAAACCATCTTGTTCTTCAACTTGATACTCATCAAGAGGTCCGAGCGGCGGTGTACCTGCGATGTTCTGGCCATTCTTCTCATAGCGGCCAGCGTGGCAAGGGCAGAAGAACTGTGTCGGGTTTTCTGGATCCCCGCCCCAGTTGACTGTGCATCCCAAGTGTTTGCAGACAGGTGAAAGTGCGATTAGTTTATCGCCTTCCTTGTACACCCATGCAGAATTCGTGACTTCAGATGTATACCATGCATCTACTTGTTCGTAGGTAAAGTCGACGCGTACTGGTTCTTCTGTAATGTCGGCTACTGCTTTGTCAGTCAAAACATAATCTCCAGCGTCGTGTTGCTGTAGAATTGGGTCGACTGCAAAACGCACCATCGGCATTAACATACCTGCTGCCATGAAACCACCCACACCTGTAAGTGTGTAACCTAAAAATTGGCGTCGTGATACACGATTATTACTCATTCTTTTCCCCCCTCTAACATTCAAGGTCAGTCCATTGGACATAGTCATTCAAATATAATTACTAGGACAACCTAATGATATATCAATCAAAACTTAAGGTCAATATTGCATTCAGTCTATTGGAACAGTTTGTGAACATTTCATGAATGATGTGTCCATTCTTTGGTGAACAGCGGCAGCACTTGCCGCAGCTGGTCTTCCATGACGGATTTCTTGAAAGATTGGTCCATATCCCCAGTCGGAATCGCCGGCAGCCATAGTACATTGTCCAGTTCTTCGACAGCTCGCCATTTCGAGTCAGTCGTCAGGTAGAAAATATGCTTGAACCCTGTTTCCGACAGCTCTTTCTTCAATTGTTCGCCGAGCTCTGTCCGGTCTGCCGCGCGGACATAAGAAATAGGCGGAAGCAAAAGTATCCGCCCTTTGAATTGCTTTTCCAATATAACAGTCAAGGACTGCAAATATTCAGAAGCCCCTGCGCTTGCTTTCATGCCTGAAGCGCTCAAGTCCAATTCGATCAGCGGCACGACCGCGGTATCGACGTAATCTTTTTGATTTACATATAAATCGATGTCTTTGCTGTTGAAATGCATGTATTTAGTCACTCTCCATTTTTTTCGCCGATTTCACAACAGACAACAGGGCAGACAGTTCAAAGAACCGTTCCTTATCTCCTGCGTCCAGTGCTTCGTCGATTTTTTTGAGGATCGTTTCTTCCTGATATGACGACAAACTTTCATTCAATACCTTTTCGGCAATCAGGCGGTCCTGTTCGCTGACCGACGCCCCTTTAGGCATATGCGGATTTTCTTCCAGTACCGCAAGATATAGCGCCGCGGGCGGAATGCTTGGAAAATTCAATTGTACATATAAAGGCTCATCAGGATGGAGCCTGAGATCGTGGAAAGACTTTTCAGCATCGGCGGTCATCAGCTTGCCTTTATAGAACTGGAACGGGATTTCCTTCGATTCAGTTGTCGACATGACCATGGCGCGGGGACAATAATGCGCTTCTTCGACAAAATGCGTTTTCTCCAGCAATTCATCATTACTCAACAGGTAATTGAGGATCCAAATGCATTCACGCCTTTTCATCTTATAAGACCCGAGGAACCAGCGGACAAATTGTTTTTTCTCGCCTACAGAAACGGATGCAGTCATATCGTCTCCCCCTTTCATTCAAACGATTGCAGCCAATCGAACCATTGCGGGTTTTCAGGCTCCAGCGCTTGAAGCTGTTTGATTATTTCGAGAGCGCGGTCGCGTTTCCCTTCCTCCACTAAAAATAAGGCATAGGATTCGAGGAATTCGGGATCGTCGGAAAAGGCCGGATAGGCTTTTTCATAATACTCCAGAGCTTTGCCGAATTGTTCTGTCCGATCGTACGCTCTCGCGATCATCGGATACAGCGCATGCCAGTCGTTTCCGCTTTCGACAGCCATCGAGGCAAGCTCAAGCAATTCTTCGTCGCGCTCTTCTGTATGCAAATAAGATATCAACGCATAAAGGGCTTCCATGTATTCGGGATCGAGTGCGATCGCCTGGCGGAGCATTTCGACGCCTTCTTCGCCTTTGCCGAGCTTCAACGCGAGTTTCCCTGCAAACAAATACAATTCCTTGTCGAACTCATCCCGTGCGAGGCCTTCTTTGATGGCATCGTAAGCACGTTTATAGTCTTCCATCATATTGAAGCATTGCGCTTTCAATAAATAAGCAGAGAAGTAATCAGGATCGGCATCCAAAAGTTCATCCAGACGCTTCACGGACAATTCATATTGTTTCGCCTGGAAAGCGGCAAATGCTGCGCCGAATAATACGTCGGGCTGCGCTTCGTCTTCCAGT
Coding sequences:
- a CDS encoding ubiquinol-cytochrome c reductase iron-sulfur subunit: MSNNRVSRRQFLGYTLTGVGGFMAAGMLMPMVRFAVDPILQQHDAGDYVLTDKAVADITEEPVRVDFTYEQVDAWYTSEVTNSAWVYKEGDKLIALSPVCKHLGCTVNWGGDPENPTQFFCPCHAGRYEKNGQNIAGTPPLGPLDEYQVEEQDGFVAIGAVRENTLV
- a CDS encoding ReoY family proteolytic degradation factor, translating into MTASVSVGEKKQFVRWFLGSYKMKRRECIWILNYLLSNDELLEKTHFVEEAHYCPRAMVMSTTESKEIPFQFYKGKLMTADAEKSFHDLRLHPDEPLYVQLNFPSIPPAALYLAVLEENPHMPKGASVSEQDRLIAEKVLNESLSSYQEETILKKIDEALDAGDKERFFELSALLSVVKSAKKMESD
- a CDS encoding YpiF family protein; its protein translation is MTKYMHFNSKDIDLYVNQKDYVDTAVVPLIELDLSASGMKASAGASEYLQSLTVILEKQFKGRILLLPPISYVRAADRTELGEQLKKELSETGFKHIFYLTTDSKWRAVEELDNVLWLPAIPTGDMDQSFKKSVMEDQLRQVLPLFTKEWTHHS
- a CDS encoding tetratricopeptide repeat protein, translating into MATLQKIQEAVQAGDTAALDTLLEQYLLKGDPDEQYAVMEWLQEIGFIEEALRVVEHLQYMFPEEAQLRVDRSKLLIDADREDEALNELMAIPKDDELYPQALVTLADLFQLQGLLEAAELRLDEAIGLMPDEPLLQQAKAELLLDSGRYLESARIYQELESRNVKIEGVNLSERLAEVYSAGAAYEEALPYYERALEDEAQPDVLFGAAFAAFQAKQYELSVKRLDELLDADPDYFSAYLLKAQCFNMMEDYKRAYDAIKEGLARDEFDKELYLFAGKLALKLGKGEEGVEMLRQAIALDPEYMEALYALISYLHTEERDEELLELASMAVESGNDWHALYPMIARAYDRTEQFGKALEYYEKAYPAFSDDPEFLESYALFLVEEGKRDRALEIIKQLQALEPENPQWFDWLQSFE